The following nucleotide sequence is from Aspergillus luchuensis IFO 4308 DNA, chromosome 1, nearly complete sequence.
GGCTTCGCGCTGCTTTTCGGGGGTTTTAGTATCCGCCCACAGCCAATCTTCAATATCCACACTCCAATTGATGATCTGGGGATCCTTAATATATTTTGCGAGCCGTTGACGGGTTCTCGCACCGAGGGTGCCAAAGGGAGGACGGAAATAGCGACCTGTCAATAATCAGCGAAGCTCTACAATGATGGTAACCAAGATTTACGTACTCTCAATCCCAAGGATCTGTCGAAACGACTTGATATTGTCCACAATTTCCCGGTCAATGGCTTCAACAGTATCCAGTCCTTCCAACCTGCATTTTCTCATTGTTAGTATCCAACTGAAGCCAGATGATGGAGGGCCACTCACTTCCGATGCGTATCTGAATGTAGAGCCACCTGATGTCCTCGCTTCAACATCTCTTTGTAAACACTCGAGAAGTTGGTGTCTAAATCTCTCAGTCCCAGTCCTACCACGAAGAACGTGACCAAAatgttctcttcctcgagtATCTTCATCACTTCCTGAGCAAATCTCGGTTGCCCATCGTCTATTCCAAACGCAAATGACCCGGGTCGGGAGCATCTCAGTAGCACACGACCATTGTCCTCGCGACGTGGGATCGGGAATCCAGCGGGTACACTACCAGCATTGACAATTTCCACCTTGTAGAGAGTAACCGCTCCAGGTGAGAAGAAGCCGTTGAAGGATACCGATACGGCTCGGGAGTGATCAATGTAGAAATGCCAGAGAGGAATGTATATGTCGTTGCCGCGTGCATATCTGGCAGCCTCGACAGAGTCCCAGGTTTCTGGGAACGGGCTGCGGGTGGAGTCGCAGTGGATGTTATTTTGGGTGAGAGAAACACTGAAGTTGGTATGACCGGTAAACTGAACGTGTAAATAGTGGGTTGTCCGGTAGGGTAGCAGGTTGAAGCATGTTGCTGGTGAGAGCTGCGTATTGTAGTTATGGTCGGGATCTGTTGGGTAGAAGCGGACGTAGTTTTGACCGTAGTCGATCTTGAGTCCTTCTAAGCCACCGTGCCAGAAGCCTAGGGTGTTGTGATGTGAGTTATTGAAGGTATCAATGATTATAGGAGCGGTGACATTGTAGGGGGTGccggtggtgttgctgctggttgtgttGCTCGGAAAGAAGACACGAGTAGCAGCTGAGGTGGCGAAGGTTATAAGTATAAGGAGGATGACGGACTGCTTGCAGGTCACCATGATTGCGCACAATCTTGAATATAATCCACAGCTATCAGTATTTTTAGTGTAGGCCCAGCGTTGCTGAATCTCCAGGGCATGTGTCACCTAAGTCTACGTGAGAGAGCGAAGTTATTTACCGGTTGGCTACATGGTACCCGAGGAAAGAGCAAGTTGGTGCACCCGAAGGAAAGCGCATATCTAGGAATTCTAGCTCGCTGAAGCAAAGAAAGACTTTTAGTAGATCGATTACCATTATGTTAAGTCTCCGTACAGCAGGGAAACGACAATTGCTTGCCACGCTCCCACCCTGCCTCCCAACATGACCCGCAGTCGGTAGGATCCATCAGGTAGCCCAGATCCATTGTGTCCTTTCACAGGGACAATCAGTTCCAAGCTTCTGTGAGATCCCAAGGCGAGAGGTAGGCTGCAAATCGTCTCTGCCATGGAGTCAAACAATTGTACACCAGATCCTGTCTGGTGAATCATGATATGATCTCTAAAAAAGACAGAAGTGGAAATAGACGCAATTACCGGATCCCCCACGAGCATGACCGTTCACTCACGAACATATGGCGTTTTCTCAtttgtttttct
It contains:
- a CDS encoding polysaccharide deacetylase family protein (CAZy:CE4;~COG:H;~EggNog:ENOG410PK45;~InterPro:IPR002509,IPR011330;~PFAM:PF01522;~SECRETED:SignalP(1-19);~go_function: GO:0003824 - catalytic activity [Evidence IEA];~go_function: GO:0016810 - hydrolase activity, acting on carbon-nitrogen (but not peptide) bonds [Evidence IEA];~go_process: GO:0005975 - carbohydrate metabolic process [Evidence IEA]) encodes the protein MVTCKQSVILLILITFATSAATRVFFPSNTTSSNTTGTPYNVTAPIIIDTFNNSHHNTLGFWHGGLEGLKIDYGQNYVRFYPTDPDHNYNTQLSPATCFNLLPYRTTHYLHVQFTGHTNFSVSLTQNNIHCDSTRSPFPETWDSVEAARYARGNDIYIPLWHFYIDHSRAVSVSFNGFFSPGAVTLYKVEIVNAGSVPAGFPIPRREDNGRVLLRCSRPGSFAFGIDDGQPRFAQEVMKILEEENILVTFFVVGLGLRDLDTNFSSVYKEMLKRGHQVALHSDTHRKLEGLDTVEAIDREIVDNIKSFRQILGIESRYFRPPFGTLGARTRQRLAKYIKDPQIINWSVDIEDWLWADTKTPEKQREAFIRDVRRGGNLAVMHFLSPTTVQYFREVIRFVKSMNATIMRIDQCLEDPQAPPLNITAP